Proteins encoded by one window of uncultured Draconibacterium sp.:
- a CDS encoding glycoside hydrolase family 3 N-terminal domain-containing protein — protein sequence MRFRILFCLLLMGCIASAQPAKPIYKNNQYSVEERTQDLLSRMTLDEKLGQLLCPMGWEMYEKNGTEVSVSETFKNMQKEKQPGMYWATFRADPWTQKTLKTGLSPVQAAEAANALQQYLIDNSRLGIPVFLAEEAAHGHMAIGTTVFPTSLGQAATFNTELMEEMGEAIGAEIRAQGAHIAYGPILDLARDPRWSRVEETFGEDPILIAHMGSAMVKGLGGGDLSKDNSVISTLKHFVAYGVPESGINGNASIVSRRDLLENYFPPFKAAIDAGALTVMTSYNSIDGIPSTMNKEYLTDILRNDWKFRGYTVSDLFSIEGIAGSHYIVKTDEEAALKSIEAGTNVDLGGQAYVRLKNAVEQGILDESVVDSAVCHVIRLKFEMGLFDQPFVNPKAAAEVVHSAENIELARKMAQQSTVLLENKSAILPLSKNYIRVAVVGPNANMMYNQLGDYTAPQPAESVVTVYEGIVNKLGKENVIYEKGCSIRDTTQSNIPAAVKAAENADVVVVVVGGSSARDFSTDYQETGAAIANSEVLSDMESGEGNDRSTLGLMGDQMKLLKAIKNTGKPLVVIYIEGRPLNMNWAAENADALLTAWYPGEQGGNGIADVLFGDYNPSGRLPVSIAASVGQLPNYYNKKNPKAHNYVEGSSAPLYAFGAGKSYTKFTYENMTTEKQDKYTYTVSFDLENTGDYDGTELVQLYLRDEYASTVRPIKQLIDFKQVALKKGETKRVTFSIGEEQLSMIDANYEHVVEAGDFKLMIGAASDDIRLEETITVE from the coding sequence ATGAGGTTCAGAATTCTTTTTTGTTTGCTGTTAATGGGTTGTATTGCAAGTGCTCAACCGGCAAAACCTATCTACAAAAACAATCAATATTCAGTTGAAGAAAGAACTCAGGATTTGCTGAGCCGCATGACGCTGGACGAAAAATTGGGGCAGTTACTTTGCCCGATGGGTTGGGAAATGTATGAAAAGAACGGTACGGAGGTTAGTGTTTCCGAAACGTTCAAAAATATGCAAAAGGAAAAACAACCCGGGATGTACTGGGCTACTTTCCGTGCCGATCCTTGGACACAGAAAACACTAAAAACCGGACTTTCTCCTGTGCAGGCTGCCGAGGCAGCAAATGCATTGCAACAATACCTTATTGACAATTCACGACTGGGCATTCCGGTGTTTCTGGCAGAAGAAGCTGCTCACGGACATATGGCAATCGGAACAACCGTTTTCCCAACCAGTTTGGGACAGGCTGCCACTTTCAACACCGAACTGATGGAGGAAATGGGGGAAGCGATCGGAGCAGAAATACGTGCTCAGGGTGCACACATTGCTTACGGCCCTATTCTTGATTTGGCTCGCGATCCGCGTTGGTCACGTGTAGAAGAAACTTTTGGAGAAGACCCGATCCTGATCGCACATATGGGAAGTGCAATGGTAAAAGGTCTTGGCGGTGGCGATCTTTCAAAGGATAACAGCGTAATTTCAACACTGAAGCATTTTGTTGCTTACGGAGTGCCTGAATCTGGCATTAACGGAAATGCATCGATTGTGAGTCGCCGTGATTTGCTCGAGAACTATTTTCCTCCGTTTAAAGCCGCTATCGATGCAGGAGCCTTAACGGTTATGACTTCCTATAATTCTATCGATGGAATTCCGTCGACCATGAATAAAGAATACCTGACCGATATTTTGCGCAACGACTGGAAATTCAGAGGTTACACGGTCTCCGACCTGTTTAGCATTGAAGGAATTGCCGGTTCGCATTACATTGTAAAAACAGATGAAGAAGCTGCTTTAAAATCCATTGAAGCCGGCACTAATGTTGACCTTGGCGGACAAGCTTATGTAAGACTTAAAAATGCCGTTGAGCAGGGCATTCTTGATGAAAGTGTTGTTGATTCCGCAGTGTGCCATGTAATTCGTTTAAAGTTCGAAATGGGCTTATTCGATCAACCTTTTGTTAACCCGAAAGCAGCAGCAGAAGTTGTTCACAGTGCGGAAAATATTGAACTGGCGCGAAAAATGGCACAGCAGTCAACTGTTCTTCTTGAAAACAAAAGTGCGATTTTACCACTTTCGAAAAACTATATTAGAGTGGCCGTTGTTGGCCCCAATGCCAACATGATGTACAACCAGTTGGGTGACTACACTGCACCGCAACCGGCCGAATCAGTAGTTACCGTTTACGAGGGTATTGTAAACAAATTGGGCAAAGAGAATGTGATCTACGAAAAAGGATGTTCCATTCGCGACACCACACAATCGAATATTCCTGCTGCGGTTAAAGCAGCTGAAAATGCCGATGTAGTTGTAGTTGTGGTTGGCGGATCGAGTGCCCGGGATTTTAGTACCGACTACCAGGAAACCGGTGCTGCCATTGCCAACAGTGAAGTATTAAGCGATATGGAAAGTGGCGAAGGTAACGACCGCTCAACACTTGGTTTAATGGGCGATCAGATGAAACTGCTGAAAGCCATTAAAAATACAGGCAAACCTTTGGTGGTTATTTATATTGAAGGACGCCCGTTGAATATGAACTGGGCTGCCGAAAATGCCGATGCGCTGCTTACAGCCTGGTATCCGGGAGAACAAGGAGGTAACGGAATTGCCGATGTATTGTTTGGCGACTACAACCCTAGTGGACGTCTACCGGTATCGATTGCTGCCAGTGTGGGCCAGCTGCCTAATTACTACAACAAAAAGAATCCGAAAGCGCATAATTATGTAGAAGGAAGTTCGGCACCGCTGTATGCCTTCGGCGCCGGTAAAAGTTATACTAAGTTCACTTACGAAAATATGACAACAGAAAAGCAGGATAAATACACCTACACCGTTTCATTCGATTTGGAGAACACCGGGGATTACGATGGAACAGAACTGGTTCAACTGTACCTGCGCGACGAATATGCATCAACTGTACGTCCCATAAAGCAACTGATCGATTTTAAACAGGTCGCACTGAAAAAAGGCGAAACGAAGAGAGTTACATTTTCAATCGGAGAAGAACAGTTGAGCATGATAGATGCCAATTACGAGCATGTTGTTGAAGCAGGTGATTTTAAACTGATGATCGGTGCCGCCTCGGATGATATTCGTCTGGAGGAAACGATAACCGTGGAATAA
- a CDS encoding 16S rRNA (uracil(1498)-N(3))-methyltransferase, with protein sequence MQLFYVPTISGAEVILNETESKHAVRVLRLKEDDEIELVDGKGGFYKARITDANPKKCKLIIIDSQTEFGKKDFHLHIAIAPTKNIDRTEWFLEKCTEIGIDEITPLLSEHSERKVIKPERLEKILVSAMKQSVKAYLPKLNELTKLSDLISQATETKKFIAHCNEGEKPHLKNLVNPGDNVLILIGPEGDFSPEEVNLALQNGFDAISLGDARLRTETAGVVACHIVNLANE encoded by the coding sequence ATGCAGTTATTTTATGTCCCGACTATTTCAGGTGCCGAAGTTATTTTAAATGAAACCGAATCGAAACATGCTGTTCGCGTACTTCGCTTAAAAGAAGACGACGAAATTGAGTTGGTTGATGGTAAAGGTGGATTCTACAAAGCCCGGATTACTGATGCTAATCCTAAAAAATGTAAGCTCATCATTATTGATTCTCAAACTGAGTTTGGCAAGAAAGACTTCCATTTGCACATTGCCATCGCACCTACCAAAAATATCGACCGCACGGAATGGTTTCTGGAAAAATGCACCGAAATAGGTATCGATGAGATCACCCCTCTCCTCTCTGAACATTCAGAAAGAAAAGTGATAAAACCGGAGCGTCTAGAGAAAATCCTGGTTTCGGCCATGAAACAATCGGTTAAAGCTTATTTGCCCAAATTAAATGAGTTGACAAAACTTTCCGATCTTATCTCACAAGCCACTGAAACAAAAAAATTTATTGCACATTGCAACGAGGGCGAAAAACCTCATCTAAAAAACCTTGTAAATCCCGGCGACAATGTTCTTATTCTAATTGGTCCTGAGGGTGATTTTAGTCCCGAGGAAGTTAATCTTGCTTTGCAAAATGGATTTGATGCCATCTCATTGGGAGATGCTCGACTACGAACGGAAACTGCTGGTGTAGTTGCCTGCCACATTGTAAATTTAGCGAATGAATAA
- a CDS encoding cytochrome d ubiquinol oxidase subunit II — protein MAEANLIILVICLMLYVLLGGADFGGGILELLSRGKASKIVSRAIAPVWEANHVWLILVVVILFVGFPTVYSTILTALHIPVLLVLLGIIARGTAFTFRHYDIDEERPKAIYSAIFRYSSVFTTFFLGVTVGGLILGEISMNYQLGFYAVYIHPWLNWFSVSMGLFMVLLFAFLAGIFTVSEIDDKDYITYFTRMTKRLLIALVVMGSVVFATAKVAGHPLLKDFINSPISVTCIVIATLALPAFWYFLNKNKGNWLRLTAGLQTTLIVTGWFAIQFPVLVKTNSGHDITIQAAKAPQQVQLFLLIALVVGVLIIFPAMGYLYKTFKFSEEPES, from the coding sequence ATGGCTGAAGCTAATTTAATTATACTGGTTATTTGTTTAATGCTTTACGTATTACTTGGCGGTGCCGATTTTGGCGGCGGCATTCTCGAATTGCTGTCGAGAGGAAAAGCATCAAAAATAGTGTCGCGTGCTATTGCTCCGGTTTGGGAAGCCAACCACGTGTGGCTCATTTTGGTGGTTGTAATTCTGTTTGTCGGATTTCCAACGGTTTATTCTACTATTCTTACTGCATTGCACATCCCGGTTTTACTTGTATTGCTTGGCATTATTGCGCGTGGTACGGCTTTTACATTCCGACATTACGACATTGATGAAGAACGCCCCAAAGCCATCTATTCAGCAATATTCCGTTACTCCAGTGTTTTTACTACTTTCTTTTTAGGAGTAACGGTTGGCGGCCTGATACTCGGCGAAATATCAATGAATTATCAGCTCGGTTTTTATGCGGTTTACATCCATCCGTGGCTGAACTGGTTTTCGGTAAGCATGGGCTTGTTTATGGTGTTGTTGTTTGCTTTTTTAGCAGGTATTTTTACTGTGAGTGAGATCGATGACAAAGACTACATCACTTATTTTACACGCATGACCAAACGTTTGCTAATTGCACTGGTGGTTATGGGATCTGTTGTTTTTGCTACTGCAAAAGTTGCCGGTCATCCTTTGTTGAAAGACTTTATTAATTCTCCGATAAGCGTAACATGCATTGTTATAGCAACACTCGCACTGCCTGCATTTTGGTATTTTCTGAATAAAAACAAAGGTAACTGGCTGCGATTAACGGCGGGGCTTCAAACTACGCTGATTGTTACAGGATGGTTTGCTATTCAGTTTCCGGTGCTGGTAAAAACAAACAGCGGTCACGATATTACTATTCAGGCGGCTAAAGCGCCCCAACAAGTACAGCTATTCCTATTGATTGCATTGGTTGTTGGTGTGTTGATCATTTTCCCGGCAATGGGATACTTGTACAAAACATTTAAATTCAGCGAAGAACCTGAATCCTAA
- a CDS encoding cytochrome ubiquinol oxidase subunit I, with amino-acid sequence MDEFMAARMQMAVSLGFHIVFACIGMVMPWFMFVAELKWLRTKNPVYLDLAKAWAKGVAIFFAVGAVSGTVLSFELGMLWPTFMQHAGPIFGMPFSWEGTAFFVEAIALGLFLYGWKRLNKWVHLYTGMVVGIAGVLSGIFVVSANAWMNAPSGFDWIDGQAFNIDPVKAMFNKAWFSQAHHMTIAAFSATGFAVAGVHAILFMKNKLEIHAKAITIALAFASVAAVLQPISGDLAAKNVAKLQPAKLAAFESHFKTEEKASLIIGGIPDVENRDVKYAIKLPGFLSFLAHGDFNAEVKGLEEFPEEEWPPVPITHYSFQLMVGIGMFLMLIAALFVAGTYKWKHWLVQKWWLRMLAIATPLGFIAVEAGWIVTEVGRQPWIIYGIMKTKDSLTPMPGIQYTFYTITAVYVILTFVVTWLLSRQIQLLQSKYLQNG; translated from the coding sequence ATGGATGAATTTATGGCCGCCAGAATGCAAATGGCCGTTTCGTTAGGATTTCATATTGTATTTGCGTGTATTGGTATGGTAATGCCCTGGTTTATGTTTGTTGCCGAATTAAAATGGTTGCGAACAAAAAATCCGGTTTACCTCGATCTCGCAAAAGCATGGGCCAAAGGTGTAGCAATATTTTTTGCAGTTGGTGCCGTTTCCGGTACTGTATTATCGTTTGAGCTGGGTATGTTGTGGCCCACATTTATGCAGCATGCCGGACCAATTTTCGGGATGCCCTTTTCGTGGGAAGGAACGGCTTTCTTCGTGGAAGCCATCGCCCTGGGATTATTTCTTTACGGATGGAAACGCCTGAATAAATGGGTACACTTGTATACCGGAATGGTAGTTGGAATTGCCGGTGTTCTTTCGGGTATTTTTGTGGTTTCGGCCAATGCATGGATGAACGCACCTTCGGGTTTCGATTGGATAGACGGACAAGCGTTTAACATCGATCCGGTGAAAGCGATGTTCAATAAAGCCTGGTTTTCGCAGGCTCACCACATGACTATTGCGGCTTTTTCGGCAACAGGCTTTGCGGTGGCCGGTGTTCATGCCATTCTGTTCATGAAAAACAAACTGGAAATTCACGCTAAAGCAATAACCATTGCGCTGGCTTTTGCATCGGTGGCAGCAGTTCTTCAACCTATAAGTGGCGATTTGGCTGCTAAAAACGTTGCAAAACTGCAACCCGCAAAACTGGCTGCTTTCGAGTCGCATTTTAAAACAGAGGAAAAAGCATCACTTATTATTGGCGGTATTCCCGACGTAGAAAACCGTGATGTAAAATACGCCATAAAATTACCCGGCTTTTTGAGTTTCCTTGCTCATGGTGATTTTAATGCCGAAGTAAAAGGGCTCGAGGAATTTCCGGAAGAAGAATGGCCACCTGTGCCGATCACCCACTATTCATTTCAATTGATGGTTGGAATTGGGATGTTTCTGATGCTGATAGCAGCGCTGTTCGTTGCCGGAACCTACAAATGGAAACACTGGCTGGTACAAAAATGGTGGCTGCGTATGTTGGCGATTGCCACTCCATTGGGATTTATTGCTGTTGAAGCCGGTTGGATTGTTACCGAAGTTGGTCGTCAACCATGGATTATTTATGGCATAATGAAAACGAAAGATTCGTTAACGCCAATGCCCGGCATACAGTACACTTTTTACACGATAACTGCGGTTTATGTCATATTAACTTTTGTCGTTACCTGGCTGTTAAGCCGCCAAATTCAACTATTACAATCAAAATATCTGCAAAATGGCTGA